The following proteins come from a genomic window of Takifugu rubripes chromosome 11, fTakRub1.2, whole genome shotgun sequence:
- the slc8a2b gene encoding sodium/calcium exchanger 2b, giving the protein MPLSASPAPFLFLLFIFLLPLPPCQPESQRSEPSSSPDLWTLSPSLFSFSFSPSVSYGKSNTSSPKSKCDRKVSNCTNGILLPVWEPIQPELGEKVARAVVYFVSLMYMFLGVSIIADRFMASIEVITSQEKEVTITLPSGETSVATVRIWNETVSNLTLMALGSSAPEILLSLIEVCGHKFEAGELGPGTIVGSAAFNMFVIIGICVWTIPKGESRKIKHLRVFFITAFWSIFAYIWLFLILSVMTPGVVEVWEALVTLLFFPVCVILAWIADRRLLFYKYMGKHYRADKRHGIVVETEGDLTPNKGGMEMMVDGKIPPRGGTVVPAENCGVGGQDGTVGAAANNINMPNSNSATMVESSKELDESRREVIRILKELKQKYPEKELDQLVELANYYALLHQQKSRAFYRIQATRMMIGAGNVLKKHAADHARRTAVTDEEAPEEDDMEICSRISFESAHSQCMENCGILTLAVVCQGGLGQNTFYVDYRTEDGSANAGSDYHYSEGTLVFKPGDTRKEIKVGIIDDDIFEEDEHFFVRLLNLRVGDAEGMFESDDVGATPKARLVEPLVATVTILDDDHAGIFTFSERLVRVSESVGTMEVTVVRNSGARGTVILPYHTESGTAKAGADYEDARGELEFTNDQTIQSFQVRIIDDEEYEKHENFFIVLEEPRWLKRGISALLLNQEGAEGQMSAEEEEARRIAEMGKPILGEHSRLEVVIEESYEFKSTVDKLIKKTNLALVIGTHSWREQFVEAVTVSAGDGDDDEEGRGDRLPSCYDYVMHFLTVFWKVLFACVPPTEYWNGWACFLVSISIIGLLTAVIGDLASHFGCTVGLRDTVTAVVFVALGTSVPDTFASKVAAMQDQHADASVGNVTGSNAVNVFLGIGLAWTVAAVYWKFEGKEFKVDPGSLAFSVTLFTIFAFIAMAVLLFRRRPSIGGELGGPRMSRLLTTLLLLFLWFLYILFSSLEAYCHIEGF; this is encoded by the exons ATGCCTCTGTCCGCCTCTCCTGccccctttctcttcctcctgttcatcttcctcctgcccctgcctccctgccagccCGAGTCCCAACGTAGCGagcccagcagcagccctgACCTGTGGAcgctctccccctccctgttctccttctccttctctccctccgtgTCTTACGGTAAAAGCAACACGTCTTCCCCAAAAAGCAAGTGTGATCGAAAAGTGAGCAACTGCACAAACGGcatcctgcttcctgtctgggagCCCATCCAGCCTGAACTGGGGGAAAAGGTGGCCAGAGCTGTGGTCTACTTTGTCTCCCTCATGTACATGTTCCTGGGTGTGTCCATCATCGCCGACCGCTTCATGGCCTCCATTGAAGTCATCACATCACAG GAGAAGGAAGTGACCATCACTTTGCCTAGCGGGGAAACATCTGTTGCTACGGTTCGAATCTGGAACGAAACGGTGTCCAACTTGACCCTCATGGCCCTGGGCTCCAGCGCTCCGGAGATCCTGCTCTCCCTTATAGAG GTGTGCGGCCACAAATTTGAAGCTGGTGAACTGGGACCAGGGACCATCGTTGGCAGCGCCGCCTTTAACATGTTTGTGATCATTGGGATATGCGTGTGGACCATCCCCAAAGGCGAGAGCCGCAAGATCAAACACCTGCGGGTGTTCTTCATCACCGCCTTCTGGAGCATCTTCGCCTACATCTGGCTCTTCCTCATCCTGTCAGTCATGACGCCTGGCGTTGTGGAG GTGTGGGAGGCCCTCGTGACCTTGCTCTTCTTCCCCGTGTGTGTCATCCTGGCCTGGATCGCCGACCGCCGCCTGCTCTTCTACAAGTACATGGGCAAGCATTACCGCGCCGACAAGCGGCACGGCATCGTCGTGGAGACCGAGGGAGACTTGACTCCCAACAAGGGGGGCatggagatgatggtggatggcaAGATCCCACCGAGAGGGGGCACCGTGGTGCCCGCTGAAAActgcggggtcggaggtcaggaCGGCACAGTCGGCGCTGCAGCAAACAACATCAACATGCCGAACTCCAACAGCGCCACCATGGTGGAGAGCAGCAAGGAGCTGGACGAGAGCCGAAGAGAG gtGATACGTatcctgaaggagctgaagcagaaatACCCAGAAAAAGAGCTGgaccagctggtggagctggccAACTACTACGCACTGCTGCACCAGCAGAAGAGCCGGGCCTTCTACCGTATTCAG GCGACGCGAATGATGATCGGGGCTGGCAACGTCCTGAAGAAGCACGCGGCCGACCACGCGCGGCGCACCGCGGTGACGGACGAGGAAGCGCCAGAGGAAGACGACATGGAGATCTGCAGCCGCATCTCTTTTGAGAGCGCCCACAGTCAGTGCATGGAGAACTGCGGCATTCTGACGCTGGCTGTCGTGTGTCAAG GCGGTTTGGGACAGAACACCTTCTACGTGGACTACAGGACAGAGGACGGGTCGGCAAACGCCGGGTCAGATTACCATTACAGTGAGGGAACACTGGTGTTCAAACCCGGAGATACACGGAAAGAGATTAAG gtcgGCATCATCGATGATGACATATTCGAGGAGGACGAGCACTTCTTTGTGCGCCTCCTCAACCTGCGTGTCGGCGATGCCGAGGGGATGTTTGAGAGCGACGACGTCGGCGCGACCCCCAAGGCCCGTTTGGTCGAGCCGCTGGTCGCCACGGTGACCATCTTGGACGACGACCACGCCGGCATCTTCACGTTCAGCGAGCGCTTGGTCCGGGTGAGCGAGAGCGTGGGCACCATGGAGGTGACCGTGGTGCGTAACTCGGGAGCCCGGGGGACCGTCATCCTGCCGTACCACACCGAGTCAGGGACCGCCAAAGCCGGGGCAGACTACGAGGACGCCCGAGGAGAGCTGGAGTTCACCAACGACCAGACAAT tcagtCTTTCCAGGTGAGGATAATTGATGATGAAGAATatgaaaaacatgaaaacttCTTCATTGTGCTGGAGGAGCCACGCTGGCTTAAGAGAGGAATCTCAG CTCTGCTGCTCAACCAAG AGGGGGCCGAGGGTCAGATGagcgctgaggaggaggaagcccgCCGGATAGCAGAGATGGGGAAGCCCATTCTGGGAGAACACAGCCGCCTGGAGGTGGTTATCGAGGAGTCGTACGAGTTTAAG AGCACCGTTGACAAGCTCATTAAGAAGACCAACTTGGCTCTGGTGATCGGGACACACTCCTGGAGGGAGCAGTTCGTGGAGGCAGTCACAGTCAGCGCAG GCGATGGTGACGATGACGAGGAAGGCCGAGGGGACCGCCTTCCCTCCTGTTATGATTACGTCATGCACTTTCTCACCGttttctggaaggttctgtttGCCTGCGTTCCACCCACGGAGTACTGGAACGGTTGGGCCTGCTTCCTggtgtccatcagcatcatcgGCCTCCTCACTGCCGTCATTGGAGATCTGGCGTCGCACTTTGGCTGCACCGTCGGCCTCCGAGACACCGTGACCGCCGTGGTGTTTGTGGCGTTGGGAACTTCTGTTCCAG ACACATTTGCTAGCAAAGTGGCGGCCATGCAGGACCAGCACGCCGACGCCTCTGTCGGCAACGTCACCGGCAGCAACGCTGTCAACGTGTTCCTGGGCATCGGCTTGGCTTGGACGGTGGCGGCGGTCTACTGGAAGTTTGAAGGGAAGGAGTTCAAGGTCGACCCCGGCTCGCTGGCGTTCTCGGTCACGCTGTTCACCATCTTTGCTTTCATCGCCATGGCTGTTCTCCTGTTCAGACGCCGGCCATCCATCGGAGGAGAGCTGGGAGGTCCGAGGATGTCCAGACTGTTGACCACGCTGCTCTTACTCTTCCTGTGGTTCCTCTACATCCTTTTTTCCAGCCTGGAAGCCTACTGCCACATCGAGGGCTTTTAA